One segment of Fusarium oxysporum f. sp. lycopersici 4287 chromosome 7, whole genome shotgun sequence DNA contains the following:
- a CDS encoding manganese transporter (At least one base has a quality score < 10), with protein MNKTSHTDEAFEGDAGYDQSPNPNFSDLTTNADFNGLVNSRTSLNDGSRALPDAAANMSGQIANDAPTETPGGSKAKLGLAHRSIDHGQPSGGLPSAPANPPAPAGSADNGTPIQRLKEMLIKVGSFIGPGFMISVAYIDPGNYSTDIAAGASYRFRLLFIVLLSNVFAIFLQSLAIKLGTVSGLNLAQACRAFLPRWLNYILYVFAEAAIIATDIAEVIGFAIALNLLVPKIPLVAGCAISILDVMVLLIFYRPEGSMKGLRYFEIFIMCLVLGVVVCFCIQLSLIKDTTPGEVFQGYLPSKYLIESEAIYQACGILGATVMPHSLYLGSGIVQPRLREYDELSALLPRQVASEPSIVDDSIDKGYYVPSEKAIKHSLKLSILDLAISLFTFALFVNSAILIVAGAALYNNPNARDADIFGIHDLLSKSISPAAGTIFALALLLSGVSAGIVCTIAGQMVSEGALNWNIKPWLRRLVTRSISITPSIIIAGAVGREGLNAALNGSQVALSIILPFVTAPLIYFTCRDKSRNGSRTPRYHSMTNSWLTMILAILIWLFMAIMNVANLVFLGK; from the exons ATGAACAAGACTTCTCATACTGATGAAGCCTTTGAGGGCGATGCCGGCTATGACCAGAGCCCAAACCCGAATTTTAGCGATCTGACTACCAACGCTGACTTTAACGGGCTCGTCAACAGTCGCACTTCTCTGAACGACGGTTCTCGTGCTCTGCCTGACGCAGCGGCCAATATGTCGGGACAGATAGCCAACGATGCGCCTACCGAAACTCCCGGCGGCAGTAAGGCGAAGCTTGGGCTGGCTCATCGGTCAATTGACCATGGCCAGCCCTCAGGCGGTCTGCCCTCAGCACCCGCCAACCCGCCAGCACCAGCTGGTTCCGCCGATAACGGCACGCCAATTCAACGTCTGAAGGAGATGCTCATCAAAGTTGGATCGTTCATCGGGCCTGGATTCATGATTTCAGTTGCATACATTGACCCCGGCAATTACTCTACCGACATCGCTGCTGGCGCTTCTTATCGCTTTCGTCTGTTGTTCATTGTGTTGCTGTCGAATGTTTTTGCGATTTTTCTGCAGAGTTTGGCGATTAAGCTTGGGACTGTTAGTGGACTTAATCTTGCGCAGGCTTGTCGGGCGTTTTTGCCGAGATGGTTGAATTATATTTTGTATGTTTTTGCTGAGGCTGCTATTATTGCTACGGATATCGCTGAG GTCATCGGATTTGCTATTGCACTTAATCTTCTGGTCCCAAAGATTCCACTCGTGGCAGGATGTGCCATTTCTATCCTCGATGTCATGGTTCTCCTCATTTTCTACCGGCCTGAAGGATCCATGAAGGGCTTACGGTATTTTGAGATATTCATCATGTGCCTGGTTCTTGGCGTGGTTGTTTGCTTTTGCATTCAGCTATCTCTGATCAAAGATACCACACCCGGCGAGGTCTTTCAAGGTTATCTCCCGTCAAAGTATCTCATCGAGTCTGAAGC GATTTACCAGGCCTGCGGCATCCTCGGCGCGACAGTCATGCCCCACAGTCTATACCTTGGATCCGGCATTGTTCAACCCCGTCTACGTGAATACGATGAACTGAGTGCCCTGTTACCTCGTCAAGTCGCCTCAGAGCCATCCATTGTTGACGACAGCATTGACAAAGGCTACTACGTTCCCTCTGAAAAGGCAATCAAGCATTCTCTCAAGCTCTCCATCCTCGACCTGGCTATTTCTCTCTTCACGTTTGCGCTCTTCGTCAACTCAGCTATCCTCATCGTTGCAGGCGCCGCGCTCTACAACAATCCAAACGCTCGCGATGCGGATATCTTCGGCATTCACGATTTGCTTTCCAAGTCTATTTCGCCCGCTGCAGGCACCATTTTTGCTCTCGCACTACTTCTCTCTGGAGTTTCGGCTGGAATTGTTTGCACCATTGCCGGCCAGATGGTTAGTGAGGGCGCTCTGAACTGGAACATCAAGCCATGGCTGCGCCGTCTGGTGACTCGGAGCATTAGTATCACTCCGAGTATCATCATTGCGGGGGCTGTTGGTCGCGAGGGCCTCAACGCAGCACTGAATGGATCACAGGTCGCACTGAGTATCATCCTGCCATTTGTAACCGCACCACTTATTTATTTCACGTGCCGCGACAA AAGCCGGAACGGCAGTCGGACGCCAAGGTATCACAGTATGACCAACTCGTGGCTCACCATGATTCTGGCTATTCTGATCTGGCTCTTCATGGCAATCATGAACGTGGCCAACTTGGTATTCCTTGGCAAGTAG